The following is a genomic window from Sulfuricurvum sp..
GAACAAAACAATAAAGAGTGACGTATGCACACCGAAGTATCAATGTTTTCGGGGTAATGGACAACAATACCCGTTTCATCTAAAAACGGAAATACAATCACGGCTTAGCCTCTTTTTTGGCTTCGATATTTTTCGTTATATTGGCTATATAACGCTCTTGTATCGCATCGAGTTCGCTCAATTGAGTACGCAATGAATTTAAATCACCACTTTTTTCGATGATATAGGGGGTGAGCATAATGACAAGATTGATTTTATCATGCTTTGTTGCTTTGTCTTTAAAAAGGTATCCCAGTACGGGGATATCTCCTAAGAGGGGGACTTTTGTGTCGGTTTCATCAATTTTTTCTCGAATTAGCCCTCCGATAATAACACTCTCACCATTACTAACAATCGCCGAAGTAAGAACCTCCCGTTTCGTCGTACTCGGACGGTCCGCAATCGAGTTAGGTTCGATATCTTCGAGTTTGGCGGTTACCCCTAATAACACTTTGTTATCATTAGAGAGACGGGGTTTGATTTTGAGGGTTAATCCGATATCTTGACGGGTATAGTTTTGCGTTATCCCTGTCCCAACTCCTTGTGTTACTCCTGAACTAATCGATTCGGTTTTTCCCACATAGATAGAGGACTCTTGGTTATCGATACACAAAATAGAGGGTTCGGATAAAACATTTGCCGCACCGTTGGAGTTTAGCAATGAAATATTAGCTCCCAAAGCAATCCCACTGGTAAGACTGGGGAGGGTAATCGCCCCTAAAAGGGTCGAATCGAGTGAAATAGCAGAGGTTTTGCCATCACCCAACAAAGAGTTAAAGGTAAAAAGTCCGTTTGAGCCCAGTTTTCCACCGGAAAGCCCGTATTTAATCCCCACCTCTTGCGATTTGTTTTCGCTGATTTCGATAATTTTAGCACGTACATAAACTTGTTGTCGATTATGATCCAACTCACGAATCGTCAATTCAAGACTCTTAAACAAATCTTCGCTAGCAATAATAATCAATGAATTAGTAGCATCATCACTCGTAATACTCGGTGGTTGTTGTCCCGGTATCAAAGTCATTTTTCCGATAATCGTATTAAGCGTCGTCACAATCGATTTGGCATCGGCATTTTTGAGGGGGATAACGTGAGTAGTATTGGCAATACTGTCATCTTTAGCATCCAAAATAGCCATCGCTTTTTTGATAGTAGCAATGTTATCGGGAAAATCGGTGACGATAACGGAGTTGGATTCTTTAGAAGCAGTTACTTTGCCATTTTTACTGGCGAAGTGTTTAATCTTTGTCCCCATCGTTTCGGCATTGGAATTATGAAATGTAAAAATACGGGTCTGCATCTGCGGAATATCACTTTTTTCCATAAAAGGGAGATTCATTTGCGTCGCGTCTGCCGTTTTAACGACACTCAAATACCCTCCTCCCGAATCGATGAGGGTATATCCCCGCGCATCGAGGGTGCTTTGGAGTATCCCGAACAAATCTTTTTTGTTAATCGGTTTGTTACCGGCATAACTGATGGTTCCCGGAATCTCATCGGTGATAAAAATATTTTTATGGGTCGTTGCTGCAACCAGTTTGATTAAATCGGTAATCCCCATCCCATCGATAGAGAGAGAAACCTTCTCATTATTTGCCGAAGCTCCCCATAATACGGTACACAACGAAAGCGATAAGAGTAATAATTTAGCGGGTGATTTCATAAACGATATCCTTTGGTAGGTTATTACGCAGTACCGTTATACGGATACTCCGAAGGTGTGGAATTTGAGAGTAAATACTTAATACATCGGCATAGGAGGAGAGTTTTTTGTTATTAACCGATTGGATAATATCCCCATTAAGAATCCCTAACTGTACAAAAAGGGAATCGGAGTCCACTCTATTGACACGGAAACCATCGATTTTTGTCCCGTTAAACACTTCAGCAATATCAATACTTTTGGTGATATTCTGGATATTGTTCATCTGTGCCATCACGGCTTCATGCTTGATTGTATGCCACTCATTCATCTTGATATTAGAGGATGGATCGGATATTGCCTCACTCACCATCTCTTGGCGAGCGAGCGGGTCATCATGTCCCAACCTAAGGGTATATTTTTTCCCAAATCCGGAAAAGGTAGCTGTTTTGTCACCTACCGAAATCAGCTGAAAGAAATTTTTGTATTTCCCCCCCAACGGAACAACCGTCGTCGTTTTTGAATCGCTGATACTGATAAAAGAATCCGAATTAGAGCGATAAATTGCTTTGATTCGGTGCGGGTCTGGGACAAGTGTCTGTTTTGTAACTGTTTTCGATTGC
Proteins encoded in this region:
- a CDS encoding secretin N-terminal domain-containing protein, with protein sequence MKSPAKLLLLSLSLCTVLWGASANNEKVSLSIDGMGITDLIKLVAATTHKNIFITDEIPGTISYAGNKPINKKDLFGILQSTLDARGYTLIDSGGGYLSVVKTADATQMNLPFMEKSDIPQMQTRIFTFHNSNAETMGTKIKHFASKNGKVTASKESNSVIVTDFPDNIATIKKAMAILDAKDDSIANTTHVIPLKNADAKSIVTTLNTIIGKMTLIPGQQPPSITSDDATNSLIIIASEDLFKSLELTIRELDHNRQQVYVRAKIIEISENKSQEVGIKYGLSGGKLGSNGLFTFNSLLGDGKTSAISLDSTLLGAITLPSLTSGIALGANISLLNSNGAANVLSEPSILCIDNQESSIYVGKTESISSGVTQGVGTGITQNYTRQDIGLTLKIKPRLSNDNKVLLGVTAKLEDIEPNSIADRPSTTKREVLTSAIVSNGESVIIGGLIREKIDETDTKVPLLGDIPVLGYLFKDKATKHDKINLVIMLTPYIIEKSGDLNSLRTQLSELDAIQERYIANITKNIEAKKEAKP